Within the Halopelagius inordinatus genome, the region GATGACTGGACCGATACCGCTCATCAACGCGTTCACCTGACGGGCACCGGCCTTGTCGCGCTGAATCTGTGTCTCGTCGAGGTCGGTCAACATGGCGTCTTCGATGCGCTTGAGTTCGGCTCGCTTTTCCGCGCGCTCGATCTCCCAGACGCTCCAGACGCCGGACGTGCCCAGCCCGATTGCGGCTCCGATACCGATCTTGAAGACGGTCAGACCGTCGGGGATTCCCGAGAGGTACGAACCGACGGCGACGCCGACGCTCGTGAGTGCGCCGTCGAAGCCGTTCGAGATGAAGTATCGCCGCGAGATGGAGCGGACGTCGTCTCGCTCTAGCGCCCGCAGCAGACGTTTCAGACGGGAGGTCATGAAGTTCTCAGTCCTGTGGTGTTTTGCTTTCTTCGACGACGCTCTCCCCGCAGACTACCTCGTCGATAGAATGTACCGTGCCGCCGAGGTCCTCGACGGTATCGTGGACGGCGTCGACCGGAACGGAGTCGCCTTCGATGGTCAGCTTCACGTTTTG harbors:
- a CDS encoding VIT1/CCC1 transporter family protein; amino-acid sequence: MTSRLKRLLRALERDDVRSISRRYFISNGFDGALTSVGVAVGSYLSGIPDGLTVFKIGIGAAIGLGTSGVWSVWEIERAEKRAELKRIEDAMLTDLDETQIQRDKAGARQVNALMSGIGPVIGVVFPMIPFLLEESLLSMRGATLASVGVAVSILFVFGAYLADISEQNWIVAGARMGLAGIVVAFLNMVLPG
- a CDS encoding DUF211 domain-containing protein; its protein translation is MVDVRRLVLDLLKPHEPDVVTFAESVADCDGVAGVNVVLVETDKEVQNVKLTIEGDSVPVDAVHDTVEDLGGTVHSIDEVVCGESVVEESKTPQD